ACTGGCACTATCCAATATTGGATTTATTCAAAAAATAGGAGATATGCTTTATAATTTTGCAGATAAAACAATACTAAGTTTTTCACAACAACACTTCCATAGAGGATATATCATAGGAATAGTTTTCATTACAATCCTTCTTTTAAACCGCAGAATAACCCGATTTTGGTGTCGTTTCCTTTGTCCTCTTGGCGCACTTCTTGGAATTGCCTCCTGGTTTTCAATCTTTGGCATGGAAAAAGAAAATGAAAAATGTACTGACTGCAACCTCTGCCTCGTAAATTGCCAAGGTGGATGTGAACCGATAGGGAGAGTAAATTGGCATTCCAATGAATGTCATATGTGTTTCAATTGCCAAAGAGTATGTCCTGAAAATGTAATCAGGTTTAAACTTTTCCCGCAAAAAAAGGAAATAATCGACACACCAAATCTCAATCGACGGCGAGTGGTAAGCTCCTTTGCGGCAGGACTTTTAGTTTATCCCTTTGCAAGGGCAAGCGATGAAGTAAAGGTAAATTTTAATGAAAAACTTATTCGTCCTCCCGGAGCTTTATCAGAAGAAGAATTTCTTGCCCGTTGTATCAAATGCGGACAATGTATGAGAATATGTCCTAATAATGCGCTTCATCCTGCAACATGGGAGGCAGGCCCAGAAGGGATATGGACCCCTGTTGTAATTCCCCGAATCGGCTACTGTGAATACAACTGCACCTTATGCACACAGGTATGTCCTACTGGCGCTATTCGAAAACTCACTCTCGATGAAAAGATTGGTAAAAATGGGAAAAATCCTGTGAAAATCGGAACTGCATTCTATGATAGAGGCAGATGTCTTCCATGGGCAATGGCTACACCTTGCATTGTTTGCGAAGAATGGTGCCCTACTCCAAAAAAAGCCATTTGGCTTGAGAAAACAAAAGTCATTGCACCTGACGGGAAGGAAGTGCTTGTAAAACGGCCTCATCTCAATGTAGAGCTTTGTGTTGGTTGCGGCGCCTGTGAAACGAAATGTCCTGTTGGAGACAAACCTGCTATATATGTAACATCAATAGGAGAAACAAGGTCAAAGGAAAACCAGATACTCTTAACACCTTTTAGGAGGAAA
The DNA window shown above is from Candidatus Schekmanbacteria bacterium and carries:
- a CDS encoding 4Fe-4S binding protein, whose protein sequence is MIFKSEFKGSFNTGEVKEITIGYPVAIFLESDPLNGITTILSTGVLYEGMKWCIVVLILSILFGRFVCGWVCPLGTLNHLFGLVFTEKKKAQRINENRYRESFKIKYYILLIIIASALCTSLLTGFMDPISLLTRSLVTSVIPVLNIIVRWALDILALSNIGFIQKIGDMLYNFADKTILSFSQQHFHRGYIIGIVFITILLLNRRITRFWCRFLCPLGALLGIASWFSIFGMEKENEKCTDCNLCLVNCQGGCEPIGRVNWHSNECHMCFNCQRVCPENVIRFKLFPQKKEIIDTPNLNRRRVVSSFAAGLLVYPFARASDEVKVNFNEKLIRPPGALSEEEFLARCIKCGQCMRICPNNALHPATWEAGPEGIWTPVVIPRIGYCEYNCTLCTQVCPTGAIRKLTLDEKIGKNGKNPVKIGTAFYDRGRCLPWAMATPCIVCEEWCPTPKKAIWLEKTKVIAPDGKEVLVKRPHLNVELCVGCGACETKCPVGDKPAIYVTSIGETRSKENQILLTPFRRKRR